The Oncorhynchus tshawytscha isolate Ot180627B linkage group LG12, Otsh_v2.0, whole genome shotgun sequence genome includes a window with the following:
- the zgc:123258 gene encoding LOW QUALITY PROTEIN: signal peptide peptidase-like 2A (The sequence of the model RefSeq protein was modified relative to this genomic sequence to represent the inferred CDS: deleted 1 base in 1 codon), which yields MAKTPWIIVLSVILRSSQVICQEAILHISNGDTDKEYCLVYNSLWTNLSLSLSAATAYPLVNLSSRLLCSSAGVSPAIVRGKAVVVMRGGCNFSQKAEIAQDLGAAALIVASTKPMSPPGANVTEYEKVQIPLALMRYMDFLDAQNVFGEEMQVRLYAPAVPVFDASIVVMLLIGVVTVALGGYWSGACERERLSASRGGGGGGEEKSDSGDLALYSPLKVVIFVGLMCLMLVLMYFFYKYLVYVIIAIFCLASATALFSCLDALLDLAKCSPMRVTVLGGSVSVRSVLLSAVCVTVAVVWGVYRNEDRWIWILQDLLGVAFCLNFLKTISLSNFKICVILLSLLLLYDVFFVFITPLFMPNGESIMVQVALGPDAAGEKGNTVEVPAEPSTPYEKLPVVMRVPRFSAWTQNLCGMQFSILGYGDIIVPGLLVAYCSRFDVWVNSPKKIYLFCCCIAYLCGMVLTFAVMLVTKMGQPALLYLVPFTLLGSALLAWRRGEMRQFWNGTTYEVLDSTREPLLPDGTPDSGSGGGKC from the exons ATGGCAAAAACTCCGTGGATTATTGTTTTATCAGTTATTCTCCGGTCATCTCAG GTGATCTGTCAAGAGGCAATCTTGCATATCTCAAATGGAGACACAGATAAAGAATACTGCCTGGTCTACAACTCCCTATGGACCAACCTGTCACTCTCACTCAGCGCTGCT ACTGCGTATCCCCTGGTGAACTTGTCGTCCAGGCTACTGTGTAGCTCTGCAGGGGTGAGCCCAGCCATAGTGAGAGGCAAGGCGGTGGTGGTCATGAGAGGGGGGTGTAACTTCAGCCAGAAGGCTGAGATAGCCCAAGACCTGGGGGCTGCCGCTCTGATCGTTGCCAGCACTAAACCTATG AGTCCCCCGGGAGCCAATGTGACAGAGTATGAGAAGGTCCAGATTCCGCTGGCTCTGATGAGATACATGGACTTCCTGGACGCACAGAAT GTGTTTGGTGAGGAGATGCAGGTTAGGCTGTATGCCCCGGCGGTGCCTGTGTTTGATGCCAGCATTGTGGTCATGCTTCTCATAGGAGTGGTGACTGTTGCTCTGGGAGGCTACTGGAGCGGAGCCTGTGAGAG agagaggctgagtgcgtctcgaggaggaggaggaggaggagaggagaagagtgacaGTGGGGACTTGGCTCTGTACTCTCCCCTAAAGGTGGTCATTTTTGTAGGTCTGATGTGTCTGATGCTGGTACTCATGTACTTCTTCTACAAGTACCTGG tGTATGTGATCATCGCCATATTCTGCTTAGCGTCAGCCACCGCCCTCTTCAGCTGTCTGGACGCCCTGTTGGACCTGGCCAAGTGTAGCCCCAtgag AGTGACGGTCCTGGGTGGGAGTGTATCTGTGAGGTCGGTGCtgctgtctgctgtgtgtgtcacTGTAGCCGTGGTCTGGGGAGTCTACAGGAACGAGGACAg GTGGATCTGGATCCTACAGGACCTCCTGGGTGTGGCCTTCTGTCTCAACTTCCTGAAGACCATCTCACTGTCCAACTTCAAG atCTGTGTGATCCTGTTGAGTCTGCTGCTGTTGTATGATGTGTTCTTTGTCTTCATCACTCCTCTGTTCATGCCG AATGGAGAGAGCATCATGGTCCAAGTGGCCCTGGGTCCAGATGCAGCAGGAGAGAAG GGTAACACGGTGGAGGTGCCAGCCGAACCCTCGACTCCATATGAGAAA CTCCCGGTAGTGATGCGTGTTCCACGGTTCTCTGCGTGGACACAGAACCTGTGTGGCATGCAGTTCTCCATCCTGGGCTATGGGGACATCATCGTACCAG GTCTTCTTGTGGCC TATTGCAGCAGGTTTGATGTGTGGGTCAACAGCCCCAAGAAGATCTACCTTTTCTGCTGCTGCATAG cCTATCTGTGTGGTATGGTTTTGACGTTTGCGGTGATGTTGGTGACTAAGATGGGGCAGCCAGCCCTGCTCTACCTGGTTCCATTCACCTTGCTAGGATCTGCACTGttggcctggaggagaggggagatgaggcaGTTCTGGAACGGGACCACATACGAG GTGTTGGACTCCACCAGGGAACCCTTACTGCCAG ACGGAACACCAGACTCTGGCAGCGGAGGAGGAAAGTGCTGA